The following coding sequences lie in one Polynucleobacter necessarius genomic window:
- a CDS encoding YhdP family protein, with the protein MFTKRPPGSGLTWRKRVLILLGLVLAIFVLGHFGVKYLLWPQIEKSKASVEKLLSARIGADVSMDDLQVSWTGIRPAFEIDGLRLHKTEQTKPLLQIEKIRGELSWKSFYHLAPYFHEIYFEGAQIYAQRNSKGLITIAGIPVAQNSDDHSAENWLFDQNIIEVSNATLFWDDQKNKKPITSVEVLKLSLSNGIRRHKGSVSATTPWTKGPTEVSINFAPRLGGQAGNWRDWIGNISWNLSDLDLKQISKEFQLGLNTLEGTLSTKGTLKIDNAQPDGGEFYVAADNLVIQHSKSEDAIALGRLETNLSQETNDGLISISTKSFAWRDMGSSKSAPLENLSPMTFRWKPPGEDGEIKEFGFSSPKISVEDVVLFAANLPLSKKVHQWIKDSHAEGDLEDLDIHWSESKSHLSALKISSGLFGSNKLDFSVNAKLINLSFVGVNKAMPSVFNLSGYITSTQNEGSFSLNSKNIGVEIFDLLEEPKIQLDTASGQIQWAKQRGNWVISTKKLALSNPEITTNLAINYIIGNEKDPDFMTLDMSFDQAKLKTAHKYLPVGMGKEARLYLSKAFDAGQIQNGGLHIKGNPNQVPFAKASLGEFTLNLPVVGASFSPVPLLPKNQGTWSTFSNVNGNVVMNNANLTVDINKASFKEIALSNFHAEIPSVSANQPWLTVSGNAQGQAIQMLEYFFVSPVGLKQGNLEKNLRVSGPVDLNLGLKTPLSGSADTNVDIKLTLPGNKAQWASLPPFENLKGKIRITETNPEFENISADFLGGLIRVTSTNQEGSNQNFNIAGDVQANFLKQYFSGTLNPKISRILSSMSGSLEYAGNINFNKLGSELNLKFDLKNWASSAPMPVKKLAGSSMSGQFNLKSFPNNKSNPNRLVWSGKIGEIYAIQGVLTNNDEIRNSLGIGGVTNLPALGLNFNLVSNELNLDAWLDFFGQQKTVRSKEVEQDLNNVQVTAQVKKLIALDRTWQDLNLVANSKKNAWDLRLTSPQVAGQIQLQEPNQNQTSALVTGRLSRLKIPDTNPSPANKANEVSKAASFNINSIPGFDLMIDDFSWSKAQLGQLKIKTRAVGNVLKIDSIQTSNPQGTTIISGQWIGSAKNTSDHSTINIDMNIKDAGQIIARWSSQKSVEGGQGKLTANVEWDGAPYDPKYDTLSGKLNLNLENGRLLEVNSSGAKILDVLSLQSLFRFATLDLQGNLGNIVTKGTPFNSVNTNFEISNGIAQTKQFNMNLDQARVAMSGQINIPKQTQDLRITIFPTIDATAGSLAAFAINPIVGLGALVGQYLITNQINRNLQADYLVQGSWGNPEVIPLDQKGQPVDAKTLDSIRSKGLLKEQTKPGSSTSPSSSPSSNTSTINKTLI; encoded by the coding sequence GTGTTTACAAAACGTCCTCCGGGTTCAGGTTTGACTTGGCGTAAACGCGTACTGATTTTGCTTGGTCTTGTTTTAGCAATCTTCGTTCTGGGCCACTTTGGAGTGAAATACCTACTCTGGCCCCAAATTGAAAAATCCAAAGCGTCTGTAGAAAAACTTCTTAGCGCTCGCATTGGCGCCGATGTCAGTATGGATGACTTGCAAGTTTCTTGGACCGGAATACGCCCTGCCTTTGAGATTGATGGATTGCGTCTTCATAAAACCGAACAAACAAAGCCATTACTACAGATCGAAAAAATTCGCGGCGAGCTAAGCTGGAAATCTTTTTATCACTTGGCGCCTTATTTTCATGAGATTTATTTTGAGGGCGCACAAATTTATGCGCAGCGAAATAGCAAGGGTCTCATCACAATCGCCGGCATTCCAGTAGCGCAAAATTCTGATGATCACTCTGCTGAAAATTGGCTCTTTGATCAAAATATAATCGAAGTTAGTAATGCCACATTATTTTGGGATGATCAGAAAAATAAAAAACCCATTACTTCTGTTGAGGTCTTAAAGCTATCTTTAAGCAATGGAATTCGCAGACATAAGGGATCCGTTTCTGCAACAACTCCCTGGACAAAAGGGCCGACCGAAGTCTCTATCAATTTTGCTCCACGATTAGGTGGCCAAGCAGGTAATTGGCGCGATTGGATTGGCAACATCAGCTGGAACCTAAGCGACTTAGACCTTAAACAAATTTCTAAAGAATTTCAGCTCGGGCTAAATACACTTGAGGGCACTCTTAGCACCAAAGGCACACTCAAGATTGATAATGCACAACCTGATGGTGGCGAATTTTATGTTGCAGCCGACAACCTCGTCATTCAGCATTCCAAATCTGAGGACGCCATTGCGCTTGGCAGGCTAGAGACGAATCTGAGCCAAGAAACAAATGATGGCTTAATCTCCATCTCTACCAAATCATTTGCCTGGCGCGACATGGGCAGCTCAAAATCTGCGCCCCTTGAGAATCTCAGTCCAATGACTTTTCGCTGGAAACCCCCAGGAGAGGATGGAGAGATAAAAGAATTTGGTTTCTCATCGCCAAAGATTTCTGTAGAGGATGTAGTCCTTTTTGCAGCCAACCTACCACTTTCCAAAAAAGTACATCAATGGATCAAAGACTCGCATGCTGAGGGTGATCTTGAAGATTTAGATATCCATTGGTCAGAAAGCAAGTCACACCTATCGGCACTAAAAATTTCTAGCGGACTATTTGGCTCTAACAAGCTTGATTTTTCTGTCAATGCAAAGTTGATTAATTTGAGCTTTGTTGGCGTCAATAAAGCGATGCCTTCAGTTTTTAACCTATCTGGCTACATTACGAGCACACAAAACGAAGGAAGTTTTTCGCTCAACTCCAAAAATATTGGTGTTGAAATCTTTGATTTACTCGAAGAGCCCAAAATCCAATTAGATACCGCAAGTGGCCAAATTCAGTGGGCCAAGCAGCGTGGCAACTGGGTTATCAGCACCAAGAAGCTTGCCTTAAGCAATCCCGAGATTACAACTAACCTAGCCATCAACTACATCATTGGCAATGAGAAAGATCCAGATTTCATGACACTGGATATGAGCTTTGATCAAGCTAAGCTCAAAACTGCACATAAATATTTACCAGTGGGAATGGGGAAAGAGGCTCGACTCTATTTAAGCAAAGCATTTGATGCTGGCCAGATTCAAAATGGAGGACTCCATATCAAAGGAAATCCCAATCAAGTTCCATTTGCCAAGGCAAGTTTAGGAGAGTTCACGCTTAACTTGCCAGTGGTGGGAGCAAGCTTTAGCCCCGTACCACTGCTCCCAAAAAATCAAGGCACTTGGTCGACATTTAGCAACGTCAACGGCAATGTGGTGATGAATAATGCGAACCTCACCGTCGATATTAATAAGGCCAGTTTCAAGGAGATTGCTCTGAGCAATTTTCATGCAGAAATTCCAAGCGTGAGTGCAAATCAACCCTGGTTAACTGTCAGCGGTAACGCTCAGGGTCAAGCAATACAAATGCTGGAATATTTCTTTGTATCCCCGGTCGGATTAAAACAAGGCAATCTAGAGAAGAATCTTCGTGTGAGTGGCCCAGTTGATCTCAATCTGGGTTTAAAGACTCCCTTATCTGGATCGGCTGATACTAACGTCGATATAAAACTAACCCTACCGGGCAACAAAGCTCAATGGGCAAGTCTGCCGCCATTTGAAAATCTCAAGGGAAAAATTCGGATTACAGAAACAAATCCGGAGTTTGAAAATATCTCTGCAGATTTTCTGGGTGGCTTAATTAGAGTCACCAGCACTAATCAAGAGGGTAGTAACCAAAACTTTAATATCGCTGGTGATGTTCAGGCCAACTTCTTGAAGCAGTATTTTTCTGGCACCTTAAACCCCAAAATTAGTCGCATCCTAAGCTCAATGAGCGGATCCCTTGAATATGCTGGCAACATTAACTTTAATAAATTAGGTAGCGAACTCAATCTCAAATTTGACCTAAAGAATTGGGCTAGCTCAGCGCCAATGCCAGTCAAAAAACTGGCTGGCTCATCGATGTCTGGTCAATTTAATCTCAAGTCTTTCCCTAATAATAAGTCCAATCCAAATCGCTTGGTCTGGTCAGGAAAAATTGGTGAGATCTATGCGATCCAAGGGGTTTTGACCAATAATGATGAAATTCGAAATAGCTTAGGAATCGGTGGGGTGACCAATTTGCCGGCACTAGGATTGAATTTCAATCTAGTGAGCAATGAATTGAATCTTGACGCATGGTTAGATTTTTTTGGCCAGCAGAAGACTGTCCGCTCTAAAGAGGTAGAACAGGATTTGAATAATGTACAAGTCACAGCTCAAGTCAAAAAACTCATTGCACTTGATCGCACTTGGCAAGATCTCAACTTAGTTGCTAACAGCAAAAAAAATGCATGGGATCTGCGTCTGACTTCCCCGCAGGTTGCTGGACAGATTCAGTTACAAGAACCTAATCAAAATCAGACCAGCGCACTAGTCACCGGTCGTCTATCCAGACTCAAGATTCCAGATACAAACCCCAGTCCCGCAAACAAAGCGAATGAGGTCAGTAAAGCCGCCTCTTTCAATATCAACTCAATTCCTGGTTTTGATTTAATGATTGACGATTTCTCATGGTCAAAAGCCCAGCTTGGCCAACTCAAAATCAAAACCAGGGCAGTTGGTAACGTTCTCAAAATTGATTCAATCCAGACCAGTAACCCTCAAGGCACGACCATAATTAGTGGTCAATGGATAGGTAGCGCTAAAAATACATCGGATCACAGCACTATTAATATTGATATGAATATTAAAGATGCCGGTCAAATTATTGCCCGCTGGAGCTCTCAGAAATCTGTGGAAGGCGGTCAAGGCAAGTTGACCGCGAATGTGGAGTGGGACGGGGCACCCTATGACCCTAAATATGACACACTCTCTGGCAAGCTGAATTTGAATCTCGAAAATGGTCGCTTGCTGGAGGTGAACTCTAGCGGGGCTAAGATTTTGGACGTTCTTAGTTTGCAAAGCTTATTTAGATTTGCCACCCTAGATCTTCAAGGAAACCTTGGAAATATTGTGACGAAGGGCACACCCTTTAATTCTGTTAATACTAATTTTGAAATTTCCAATGGTATTGCCCAAACCAAACAATTCAATATGAATTTAGATCAGGCACGCGTGGCAATGAGTGGGCAGATCAACATTCCCAAACAAACCCAAGATTTACGCATCACTATCTTCCCAACCATTGATGCAACTGCTGGTTCATTGGCAGCCTTTGCGATCAATCCAATTGTGGGATTGGGTGCACTGGTCGGACAATATCTCATCACCAATCAAATCAACCGAAATCTCCAAGCTGACTATTTGGTCCAGGGCTCTTGGGGAAATCCGGAAGTTATTCCACTTGACCAAAAGGGACAGCCGGTAGATGCTAAAACCTTAGATAGCATTAGAAGTAAAGGCCTCTTGAAGGAACAGACCAAACCTGGTTCAAGCACTAGCCCTAGTTCGAGCCCTAGCAGCAATACAAGCACCATCAATAAAACTCTAATTTGA